In one Fusarium keratoplasticum isolate Fu6.1 chromosome 5, whole genome shotgun sequence genomic region, the following are encoded:
- a CDS encoding Cocaine esterase has translation MPPPAMSFKPPIEPIDAPKVGTGGYVGLNPHSEVLPAGWKSDHPKSRAIPSDVLVEHDVPITMRDGAILRADVVRPPDSDEPVPAIVCWSPFGKKFNGLMSLDLMVPWDLGIPAGTLSGLEKFEGPDPANWVPRGYAVVNIDSRGTGDSEGVMVIMGTQEAEDGYDAIEAIARMPWCSGSVGLAGNSHLAIVQWFIAALRPPSLKCIAPWEGCGDLYREQFARGGIYAGDLFDKLIVKYMLQGRHGVESFREMFKQHPLANAWWNDKRPDMSKINIPTYITGTWTNTMHGMGAIRGWLEVDTPDKWLRWHPWQEWYDLWGNPQAQEELFSFFGHFLKGNDNGWEKTPRVRIAVLRFGNKEPQSYENIVEEDFPLPRTDYRKLFLTSEKRLVPTPQHSSLPSHVSYNSETDDRAEFTYVFEETTRLVGLPKAVLYMACPTYDDMDVFILLEKLDVQGNVMFNLNIPWSSITVSSFDDMEDKDKTEVVLYRGPLGILRASHRAIDEDRSMHPHWPFHPHEKEEKIAPGEIVRLDIGIWAMGIEYEAGEALRVVISGRNLGVSNFGTLEHMKNKGVHRVYCSEEYPSHLVLPFV, from the coding sequence atgcctcctcctgcaATGTCTTTCAAACCCCCGATCGAGCCCATCGATGCCCCCAAGGTCGGGACAGGTGGCTATGTCGGCCTCAACCCTCACTCCGAGGTACTCCCCGCAGGCTGGAAATCTGACCATCCCAAATCGCGTGCGATACCCTCAGATGTCCTTGTTGAGCACGATGTTCCCATCACAATGCGTGATGGAGCCATCCTCCGAGCAGACGTCGTCAGACCGCCGGATAGCGACGAGCCTGTCCCGGCAATTGTTTGCTGGTCTCCCTTTGGCAAGAAGTTCAATGGGCTCATGTCGCTAGATCTCATGGTCCCCTGGGACCTGGGGATCCCTGCAGGCACCTTGTCTGGCCTGGAGAAGTTTGAAGGACCTGACCCAGCTAACTGGGTACCCAGAGGCTACGCTGTTGTGAACATCGATTCACGAGGTACAGGCGATAGCGAAGGCGTCATGGTCATCATGGGCACtcaagaggccgaggatggATACGATGCCATCGAAGCCATTGCCAGGATGCCTTGGTGCAGCGGCTCCGTCGGACTTGCAGGAAACTCGCACCTCGCCATCGTCCAGTGGTTTATCGCGGCACTGAGGCCGCCAAGCCTCAAGTGCATCGCTCCCTGGGAGGGCTGTGGAGATCTCTATCGCGAGCAGTTTGCTAGAGGTGGCATTTACGCCGGTGATCTCTTTGACAAGCTCATTGTCAAGTACATGCTGCAAGGCAGGCATGGTGTAGAGAGCTTCCGAGAGATGTTCAAACAACACCCCCTCGCCAACGCCTGGTGGAACGACAAGCGACCGGACATGAGCAAGATCAACATTCCGACATACATCACAGGAACCTGGACCAATACAATGCACGGTATGGGCGCCATTCGGGGCTGGCTCGAGGTCGACACGCCTGACAAGTGGCTGCGATGGCATCCCTGGCAGGAATGGTATGACCTGTGGGGAAACCCGCAAGCACAAGAAGagctcttttctttcttcgGCCATTTCCTGAAAGGCAACGATAATGGCTGGGAGAAAACACCGCGTGTGCGCATTGCGGTGTTGAGGTTTGGCAACAAGGAGCCACAGTCCTACGAGAACATTGTCGAAGAGGATTTCCCACTCCCAAGAACAGATTACAGAAAGTTGTTTCTCACATCGGAAAAACGTCTTGTGCCTACACCTCAGCACTCTTCGCTACCGTCCCATGTCTCATACAACTCGGAAACAGACGACCGCGCCGAGTTCACCTACGTATTTGAAGAAACAACCCGGCTTGTGGGACTTCCCAAAGCCGTGTTATACATGGCTTGCCCGACTTACGATGACATGGATGTTTTTATCctcttggagaagctggatgtACAGGGAAACGTCATGTTCAACCTTAATATCCCGTGGAGCTCAATTACCGTTTCATCATTTGACGACATGGAGGATAAGGACAAAACCGAAGTCGTCCTGTACCGGGGGCCATTGGGGATCTTGAGAGCATCGCATCGAGCCATTGACGAGGACCGAAGCATGCATCCACACTGGCCGTTCCACCCCcatgagaaggaggagaagatcgcGCCCGGCGAGATTGTGAGGCTCGATATAGGGATATGGGCCATGGGAATCGAGTATGAGGCGGGGGAGGCGCTTCGCGTGGTTATTAGCGGACGCAATCTGGGCGTCAGTAATTTTGGAACCTTGGAGCATATGAAGAATAAGGGTGTGCACAGGGTGTATTGCTCTGAGGAATATCCAAGCCATCTAGTGCTGCCTTTTGTCTAG
- a CDS encoding Phytanoyl-dioxygenase, with product MVINSEPISFKLNSSVTETQPKSQKSLQAVPSGPNRLFAKPGVAYGDWRDDLVRDGFVVVKGAVPRERAEKYGNDILSYLENFQGGLGFKRDDPTTIKNDNLPVITEKGMIIGYGIAHESFTWAIRQEPGVVEAFERAYDTKDLIVSFDAINTAFPGRTDVKPNKPWPHQDQDPEKPGFRCLQGLVNIFPNGDRDGGLIVCKGAHLLSEEFHEAFKNEQDKIWAWTNEWYGFTDTGLEWLKQKGCEWIKINAEPGDLLLWDSRTPHYNVSPEGEVPRFCTYTCYMPVAEATQEDLVRKKAAFDNLQSTTHWPNAMHVGGIPILRNGKPCPYNTGKPREAPVLSERGFQLTGIPYIQA from the exons ATGGTTATCAACAGCGAGCCGATCTCTTTCAAGTTGAATTCCAGTGTTACTGAGACCCAGCCCAAGAGTCAGAAGTCTCTCCAAGCGGTGCCTTCTGGCCCTAATAGGCTTTTCGCCAAACCTGGAGTGGCTTATGGTGACTGGAGAGATGACCTGGTCCGGGATGGATTTGTTGTTGTCAAAGGCGCTGTCCCTCGCGAAAGGGCCGAGAAATACGGCAACGATATCCTCTCTTACCTTGAGAACTT TCAGGGCGGACTTGGCTTCAAGAGAGACGATCCAACCACGATCAAGAATGACAACCTGCCAGTAATCACCGAAAAGGGGATGATTATTGGATATGGAATTGCTCATGAGTCCTTCACCTGGGCCATCCGTCAAGAGCCGGGAGTcgtcgaggcctttgagCGTGCATACGACACGAAGGACCTGATCGTGTCCTTTGACGCCATCAACACTGCCTTTCCTGGGCGCACCGACGTCAAACCCAACAAGCCTTGGCCTCACCAGGATCAGGACCCAGAGAAGCCGGGTTTCCGCTGCCTCCAGGGCCTGGTCAACATCTTCCCCAACGGCGACCGGGATGGAGGCCTGATTGTGTGCAAGGGCGCCCATCTGCTGAGCGAGGAGTTCCACGAAGCATTCAAAAACGAGCAAGACAAGATCTGGGCTTGGACAAATGAGTGGTACGGCTTCACCGACACTGGTCTCGAGTGGTTGAAGCAGAAGGGGTGCGAGTGGATCAAGATCAACGCGGAGCCTGGCGACCTTCTGCTCTGGGACAGCCGCACGCCCCATTACAACGTCAGCCCAGAGGGCGAGGTGCCACGATTCTGCACTTACACATGCTACATGCCCGTGGCCGAGGCGACGCAGGAGGACCTCGTCCGCAAGAAGGCGGCTTTCGACAACTTGCAGAGCACTACTCACTGGCCAAACGCCATGCATGTAGGCGGCATCCCTATCCTGCGCAATGGGAAGCCTTGTCCTTATAATACTGGGAAGCCAAGGGAGGCGCCAGTTCTTTCCGAGCGTGGCTTTCAGTTGACGGGGATTCCCTATATTCAGGCTTAG
- a CDS encoding Zn(2)-C6 fungal-type domain-containing protein: MTAGMDTEPTQGSIAASARAGSTKRRRLNFACNYCRARKTRCDEQQPSCQACLLAGVPCVTEDRRKPGQRVQRREAGKGPDASSACSASPLEEHRAADADNCQARSPVDSRTTSIIPLERPDMAGSESGSQAQDGASTAQTLNNRLPIWCQSEAANSFEILTEWLDLAFHRLSIPYRVGVNQGTESGASNTTPNPRHGLVQLQPSRTVPDIPDAQTVEKLIQVFKEETHAFFPVLRLDLARAEALQACLLSANTNQTETIDLNLLRILLLLAAGGFHQQEQKDFTKHTLTLARDSLGHLIGSVTIDTVEVLFLFSVCLRLNDELASAWTTLGLCISLAACLGLHRPSAKHSPVSQHRHPVWWAIYSYEKFFSFQLGHMSSIPDEGYDNHDDINSNWANTKPHEFVLAMARVLSKVSRRCVEARRKEDLASNRDLEAAIKEKVHATGESLLMLVDWAEGLPLNIRPTSNSLPVSQDDEAIASFISLYYHNAILMVSRNCLLISNSALHKAVEIIAKGSPWEHIIRNGQYLVASSARKMVHLLAENEVARRPALVPYYFSPLHAFYVLAIGILKQPGSRASRIDQSVSFPTHQQHEDSGYSDRKQLLETAADMVRCSCLGLEAGRLVCVIEGVLNLTFNAITAARGSSQSNRTVDGNTTETLGPSENSGELLSWPETGDAVSLHGPRPLDPINPGPFVQVVNNTRFDPNAGDMYTSPMLPDKIGSDWAHFEDFLARLEEDNSLPSISDSLV, encoded by the exons ATGACTGCCGGAATGGATACCGAGCCAACTCAAGGATCCATCGCAGCCTCTGCCAGAGCAGGCTCGACCAAACGGCGGCGATTGAATTTTGCCTGTAACTACTGCCGGGCCCGCAAAACCCGATGCGATGAACAACAGCCATCCTGCCAAGCTTGTCTGCTCGCCGGTGTCCCCTGTGTCACCGAGGACCGCCGAAAACCCGGACAGCGGGTTCAGCGGCGTGAGGCGGGCAAGGGGCCTGATGCCTCTTCTGCGTGTTCAGCAAGCCCGCTGGAAGAGCATCGCGCAGCAGACGCGGACAACTGCCAGGCAAGGTCACCGGTGGATTCAAGAACTACGTCTATCATACCTCTAGAAAGGCCGGACATGGCCGGGAGCGAATCGGGGTCGCAGGCTCAGGATGGGGCCTCAACCGCCCAGACGCTCAACAACCGCTTGCCAATTTGGTGCCAGAGCGAAGCAGCCAACTCGTTTGAGATATTGACAGAGTGGCTCGATTTGGCCTTTCACCGACTGAGCATCCCATACCGGGTTGGCGTCAATCAAGGCACCGAGTCGGGCGCAAGTAATACGACACCCAACCCGCGCCACGGTCTTGTTCAACTGCAACCCTCACGAACTGTTCCTGATATCCCCGACGCCCAGACCGTGGAGAAACTCATCCAAGTGTTCAAGGAAGAAACTCACGCCTTTTTCCCTGTCCTGCGCTTGGACCTCGCCCGTGCTGAAGCTTTGCAAGCCTGCCTACTTTCTGCAAATACAAATCAAACTGAGACCATCGATCTGAACTTGCTGAGAATACTACTCTTGCTCGCGGCTGGGGGTTTCCATCAGCAAGAGCAGAAGGACTTTACGAAACATACATTGACCCTCGCCAGAGACTCTCTCGGTCATTTGATAGGGTCGGTAACCATCGATACAGTTGAGGTCCTGTTCCTCTTTTCTGTCTGTCTGAGACTGAACGATGAGCTTGCTTCAGCCTGGACAACGCTCGGTCTCTGCATCTCACTGGCTGCTTGCCTCGGGCTCCACAGGCCGAGTGCAAAGCACTCTCCCGTCTCTCAGCACCGTCACCCTGTCTGGTGGGCCATCTATAGCTACGAAAAGTTTTTCTCTTTTCAACTTGGGCATATGTCGAGCATTCCGGATGAAGGCTATGACAATCATGATGACATTAATTCGAATTGGGCGAATACGAAGCCGCACGAGTTTGTTTTGGCCATGGCTCGGGTCCTGAGCAAAGTGAGCCGAAGGTGTGTTGAGGCGCGGCGAAAAGAGGATTTGGCAAGCAACAGAGACTTGGAGGCAGCTATTAAAGAAAAGGTTCACGCAACGGGAGAGTCTCTTCTCATGTTGGTGGATTGGGCCGAGGGGCTTCCACTAAATATCAG ACCAACTTCCAACTCACTACCTGTGtctcaagatgatgaagctatagcatccttcatctctctctACTATCATAATGC GATCCTCATGGTTTCTCGCAACTGTCTCCTAATCAGTAACTCAGCCCTGCACAAGGCTGTCGAGATTATTGCCAAGGGGAGCCCGTGGGAACACATAATCCGCAACGGACAATACTTAGTGGCTAGTTCCGCCCGCAAGATGGTGCATCTCCTTGCCGAGAACGAGGTGGCGCGAAGACCTGCACTCGTGCCCTACTACTTCTCGCCTTTGCACGCGTTCTACGTCCTAGCTATCGGCATCTTGAAGCAGCCAGGCTCGAGAGCCTCTCGAATAGATCAAAGCGTAAGCTTCCCCACACATCAGCAGCACGAGGACAGTGGATATTCTGACAGAAAACAGCTGCTAGAAACTGCTGCTGACATGGTGCGTTGCTCCTGTCTGGGGCTGGAAGCCGGCCGCCTAGTGTGTGTGATCGAAGGCGTTCTGAATCTAACCTTCAACGCCATCACTGCAGCCCGGGGTTCTTCCCAAAGCAACCGCACTGTGGATGGAAATACCACCGAGACCTTGGGACCTTCCGAGAACAGCGGTGAGCTCCTGTCCTGGCCAGAAACAGGCGATGCCGTTTCGTTGCATGGACCGAGGCCATTGGACCCAATCAACCCAGGCCCCTTTGTCCAGGTGGTAAATAACACGCGTTTCGACCCGAACGCTGGAGATATGTATACTTCTCCGATGTTACCGGACAAGATCGGGAGTGACTGGGCTCATTTTGAGGATTTTTTAGCAAGGCTAGAGGAAGATAATTCCTTGCCCTCTATAAGCGATAGTTTAGTATAA
- a CDS encoding MFS domain-containing protein — translation MSSYTADDAHDHKSSTEGHGMGKSISQKIEHVEESQGTMVDFDDSIEDTKPSRSVWMITFTVAMGGFLFGYDTGVISAVLVTLGDDLGHELDSHEQELVTSITSGGALIGALIAGLPADKYGRKLGIYIGCALFLIGSVIQAAAFNLAAMTAGRLIVGLGVGSAAMIIPLYIGELAPAKYRGRMIAFDNLSVTLGQLVSYGLGAAFTDVPHGWRYMVAVGGVPPIILAALLPRCPESPRQLIAHGKRDEAEKCLRQVYPDATDEQMKAKVDRLVWTVEVESQVVSDKSLWWQFKQLHCVPSNLRALISACTVMAISQLGGFNTLMYYSATLFSLVGFNKPTAVAIVVGATNFLFTFVNMVVIDKAGRRIILLVTVLGMALSMVVAAVAFHWIPISKDLVLQADSVNWAGIVVLVTIILYVAFFASGVATIGWVGTELLPLEVRALGTMMNTVTCWGCNIIIASTFLSMMKGMTPSGAFGFYAGICFFGWLFVVFFYPEVKGLPLEEVRKVFENGFDVKLAAQMQRELKVASQMSQASVGSKA, via the exons ATGTCTTCCTACACGGCTGATGATGCCCATGACCACAAGTCCTCGACAGAGGGCCATGGGATGGGCAAGTCGATATCGCAAAAGATTGAGCACGTCGAAGAGTCACAGGGCACCATGGTTGATTTCGATGACTCTATCGAAGACACCAAGCCCTCCAGGTCCGTGTGGATGATCACCTTCACCGTTGCCATGGGTGGCTTCTTGTTCG GCTACGACACTGGTGTGATTTCTGCTGTGCTCGTCACCCTTGGGGATGACCTGGGCCATGAACTTGACTCCCATGAGCAGGAGCTGGTCACGTCCATCACTTCTGGCGGTGCCCTTATCGGAGCCCTGATCGCTGGTCTGCCCGCTGACAAGTACGGCCGCAAGCTGGGAATCTATATCGGCTGTGCTCTGTTTCTCATTGGATCAGTCATCCAGGCAGCGGCATTCAATCTTGCCGCAATGACTGCTGGACGCTTGATTGTTGGCCTGGGTGTCGGATCGGCTGCCATGATCATC CCTCTCTATATTGGTGAACTGGCTCCGGCCAAGTACCGAGGTCGCATGATTGCTTTTGACAACCTCAGCGTCACTCTGGGTCAGCTTGTCTCATACGGCCTCGGCGCCGCCTTTACCGACGTTCCCCATGGCTGGAGATACATGGTAGCCGTCGGAGGTGTCCCGCCCATCATTTTGGCCGCTCTCCTTCCTCGATGCCCTGAATCGCCCCGCCAACTTATTGCTCATGGCAAGCGGGATGAAGCAGAGAAGTGCTTGCGCCAGGTCTATCCGGATGCCACCGATGAGCAGAtgaaggccaaggttgaTCGACTTGTGTGGACTGTCGAGGTTGAGTCCCAGGTTGTGTCCGACAAGTCTCTCTGGTGGCAGTTTAAGCAGCTGCATTGCGTTCCCTCGAATCTTCGAGCCCTCATCTCTGCCTGCACTGTCATGGCCA TTTCCCAACTCGGTGGTTTCAACACTCTCATGTACTACTCTGCAACCCTGTTCTCTCTAGTCGGTTTCAACAAGCCTACCGCTGTCGCTATCGTTGTCGGTGCCACCAACTTTCTGTTCACGTTTGTCAATATGGTCGTCATTGACAAGGCTGGCCGTCGGATCATCTTGCTTGTGACTGTCCTTGGCATG GCTCTCAGCATGGTTGTTGCTGCGGTTGCCTTCCACTGGATCCCTATCTCCAAGGATCTCGTTCTCCAGGCTGATTCAGTCAACTGGGCTGGCATTGTGGTtctcgtcaccatcatcctTTACGTTGCCTTCTTCGCTAGTGGTGTCGCAACCATCGGCTGGGTCGGAACTGAACTATTGCCTCTCGAGGTTCGTGCTCTCGGTACTATGATGAACACTGTCACTTGCTGGGGCTGCAACATCATCATTGCGTCTACGTTCCTTTCCATGATGAAGGGCATGACGCCAAGTGGTGCCTTTGGCTTTTACGCAGGCATCTGCTTCTTTGGCTGGCTCTTTGTCGTCTTCTTTTACCCCGAGGTCAAAGGACTCCCTCTGGAGGAAGTCAGAAAGGTCTTTGAGAACGGTTTCGACGTCAAGTTGGCTGCTCAGATGCAGCGCGAGCTCAAGGTTGCGAGCCAAATGTCACAGGCCTCTGTGGGTTCCAAGGCCTGA
- a CDS encoding SET domain-containing protein encodes MTMSLGLERVDELLDKAQRLVKSLASLRPTLETPNGLIRNELAITLHDLTVVARDTLHLTSDLSSMTNSIVTSRPSSSDHSHDLSPTPPTSISSVSSTLSKEIDTPLQTGAIGDVPTPPQADLAYVANINAVPALVSALGPRKRLPSSAGISDGNVEYEPGANKRHCQGDEQLSEDEHLSRNTASSNYMPMDVRKLIYKIKNRDKLSRIPTFSIADPPTTAMLRRVAAVQGGPAIRQFCALIHTRRSRETEMGLLRVHTSGLERALELTRTLRVLTGRTAASTFITRLVQFHIAEAVDGTKAGRLRADGDQIKQAMNKFGWGEAERPRFFQYLRQGRSWRSICGQYVGLLSLIPLKAEQPYGVSAKDFLNMKGSELDMFLHMISNPFVGRLTEAAAAFQDMVMGTREDAEFVWEKNQPELHKWHGHLPETDVLSLVQPQPSCEECLFDGGDFVDAPNPPGWPEDWSWPAHPLLIPSSHKQCDFCDGDGNCSCRQTRVGAACRPQVKSFGKQGIGLQAIALHEGDLACRKGDVLGQLTGRLVPADTHPHNSLWIVEMRRFDIRGDPIVCQIDVGGVASTFRNLNHSCRSSARMIPRRASGRWIMAVEATRDIRHGEQITINFGKAFLRNQGLRCECEGCQVPS; translated from the coding sequence ATGACCATGTCTTTAGGCCTCGAGCGCGTTgacgagctcctcgacaaagCACAACGTCTCGTCAAATCCCTCGCTTCGTTACGGCCGACTCTCGAAACACCAAATGGCCTGATACGGAATGAGTTGGCCATCACCCTCCACGATTTGACCGTGGTCGCGCGCGACACACTACACTTGACCTCGGATCTTTCGTCTATGACCAACAGCATCGTGACTTCAAGGCCGAGCAGTTCCGACCATTCACACGATCTATCTCCGACCCCTCCCACCTCCATTAGTAGCGTATCGTCCACATTGTCGAAAGAGATTGACACCCCCTTACAAACAGGTGCCATTGGCGACGTGCCAACCCCGCCACAAGCAGATCTCGCCTACGTCGCAAACATCAATGCCGTGCCTGCGCTGGTTAGCGCATTGGGGCCAAGGAAGAGGTTGCCTTCCTCGGCGGGAATAAGCGATGGCAATGTTGAATATGAACCTGGCGCCAACAAGCGACACTGCCAAGGTGACGAGCAACTGTCCGAAGACGAGCATCTCTCTCGCAACACAGCATCTTCGAATTACATGCCAATGGACGTGAGAAAGCTCATCTACAAGATCAAAAACCGCGATAAACTGTCTCGAATCCCCACCTTCTCAATCGCCGACCCCCCAACTACCGCCATGCTCCGTCGAGTAGCTGCTGTCCAAGGCGGTCCAGCCATACGGCAGTTTTGCGCTCTCATCCACACGAGACGATCTCGCGAGACCGAAATGGGACTTTTGCGAGTTCACACATCTGGTCTTGAGCGAGCCTTGGAGTTAACAAGGACGCTTCGAGTCTTGACGGGGCGGACAGCCGCCAGCACCTTCATCACACGACTCGTACAGTTCCACATTGCGGAGGCTGTTGATGGGACTAAGGCTGGACGACTACGAGCCGACGGTGATCAAATCAAACAAGCCATGAACAAGTTTGGGTGGGGAGAAGCAGAACGGCCAAGATTCTTCCAGTACCTCAGGCAAGGGCGCTCTTGGCGTTCGATCTGTGGGCAGTATGTCGGACTTTTGAGCTTGATACCGCTCAAAGCCGAACAGCCGTATGGCGTCTCAGCAAAAGACTTCCTCAACATGAAGGGGAGCGAGTTGGACATGTTTCTACACATGATTAGCAATCCGTTCGTGGGTCGCCTCACAGAAGCAGCCGCGGCGTTTCAGGACATGGTAATGGGTACTAGAGAGGACGCAGAGTTCGTATGGGAGAAGAACCAGCCCGAGTTGCACAAATGGCATGGGCATCTACCCGAGACGGATGTACTCTCTCTCGTACAACCTCAACCCAGCTGTGAGGAGTGTCTTTTTGATGGGGGGGACTTTGTCGACGCCCCCAACCCCCCAGGCTGGCCTGAAGACTGGTCCTGGCCCGCTCACCCGCTTCTTATTCCATCTTCTCACAAGCAATGCGATTTTTgtgacggcgatggcaatTGCTCCTGTCGTCAGACAAGAGTGGGTGCCGCTTGCAGACCCCAGGTCAAGTCGTTCGGAAAACAAGGAATAGGCCTGCAAGCCATCGCCCTGCATGAAGGCGACCTAGCCTGCCGCAAAGGGGATGTCCTCGGGCAACTAACTGGTCGCCTGGTCCCAGCTGATACACACCCGCACAATTCACTCTGGATTGTGGAGATGCGACGTTTTGACATTCGCGGTGATCCCATTGTTTGTCAGATTGACGTTGGAGGGGTGGCCAGTACTTTCCGGAACTTGAACCACTCATGCCGTTCCTCGGCAAGAATGATACCTCGCCGAGCGTCTGGAAGATGGATTATGGCTGTCGAGGCTACAAGGGACATACGACATGGGGAGCAGATTACCATCAATTTTGGCAAGGCCTTTTTGCGCAATCAAGGGCTACGATGTGAATGCGAGGGATGCCAAGTTCCTTCTTAA